A window of the Streptomyces sp. NBC_00454 genome harbors these coding sequences:
- a CDS encoding multifunctional oxoglutarate decarboxylase/oxoglutarate dehydrogenase thiamine pyrophosphate-binding subunit/dihydrolipoyllysine-residue succinyltransferase subunit produces MSPQSPSNSSTTTEASEGGKNPAPGFGANEWLVDEIYQQYLQDPNSVDRAWWDFFADYKPGGAIAPVKAEEPKKSTPTTDGASAQAATSVVQNPQAFDAATGAASVTPPSAAAPTTPVSAPAPVPATPSGAPAVTVTSQAPAAAAPAAPAPQAPAPAAAPTSVAPQKAAPATEAPTGPALVTLRGPAAAVVKNMNASLEVPTATSVRAVPVKLLFDNRIVINNHLKRARGGKISFTHLIGYAMVQAIKAMPSMNYSFAEKDGKPTLVKPEHINFGLAIDLVKPNGDRQLVVAGIKKAETLNFFEFWQAYEDIVRRARVGKLTMDDFTGVTVSLTNPGGLGTVHSVPRLMPGQSVIMGVGSMDYPAEFQGTSQDTLNKLAISKVMTLTSTYDHRVIQGAASGEFLRIVANMLLGESGFYDDVFEALRIPYEPVRWLRDIDASHDDDVTKAARVFELIHSYRVRGHVMADTDPLEYKQRKHPDLDITEHGLTLWDLEREFAVGGFSGKSMMKLRDILGVLRDSYCRTTGVEFMHIQDPKQRRWIQDRIERPHSKPEREEQLRILRRLNAAEAFETFLQTKYVGQKRFSLEGGESVIPLLDAVIDSAAEARLEEVAIGMAHRGRLNVLANIVGKSYAQIFREFEGNLDPKSMHGSGDVKYHLGANGTFTGLDGEQIKVSLVANPSHLEAVDPVLEGVVRAKQDIINKGGTDFTVLPVALHGDAAFAGQGVVAETLNMSQLRGYRTGGTVHVVINNQVGFTAAPESSRSSMYATDVARMIEAPIFHVNGDDPEAVVRIARLAFEFRQAFNKDVVIDLICYRRRGHNESDNPAFTQPLMYDLIDKKRSVRKLYTESLIGRGDITLEEAEQALQDFQGQLEKVFAEVREAATQPAVAPVAPVQVAQEFPVTVNTAISQDVVKRIAESQVTIPEGVTVHPRLLPQLQRRAAMIDEGTIDWGMGETLAFGSLLMEGTPVRLSGQDSRRGTFGQRHAVLIDRETGEDYTPLLYLSDDQARYNVYDSLLSEYAAMGFEYGYSLARPDALVLWEAQFGDFVNGAQTVVDEFISSAEQKWGQTSGVTLLLPHGYEGQGPDHSSARPERFLQMCAQDNMTVAMPTLPSNYFHLLRWQVHNPHHKPLIVFTPKSMLRLKAAASKAEEFTTGGFRPVIGDSAVDPNAVRKVVFCAGKVYYDLEAEREKRGITDTAILRIERLYPLPGAELQAEIAKFPNTAKYIWAQEEPANQGAWPFIALNLIDHLDLAVGADIPAGERLRRISRPHGSSPAVGSAKRHQAEQQLLLNEVFEA; encoded by the coding sequence GTGTCGCCACAGTCCCCCAGTAACTCGAGCACCACGACCGAAGCATCAGAGGGCGGGAAGAACCCCGCTCCAGGCTTCGGCGCGAATGAGTGGCTCGTCGACGAGATCTACCAGCAGTACCTCCAGGACCCGAATTCTGTCGACCGGGCCTGGTGGGACTTCTTCGCCGACTACAAGCCCGGGGGCGCCATCGCCCCCGTGAAGGCCGAAGAGCCGAAGAAGTCCACGCCGACGACGGATGGCGCCTCCGCACAGGCCGCCACCTCCGTCGTGCAGAACCCGCAGGCCTTCGACGCCGCCACGGGGGCGGCGAGTGTCACGCCACCTTCTGCCGCCGCGCCCACGACGCCTGTGTCAGCACCTGCCCCTGTACCTGCCACCCCCTCTGGTGCCCCTGCTGTGACTGTCACCTCCCAGGCCCCGGCCGCCGCCGCACCGGCTGCCCCCGCCCCTCAGGCTCCGGCTCCCGCCGCCGCTCCCACGTCTGTAGCCCCCCAGAAGGCCGCGCCCGCCACCGAGGCCCCCACGGGCCCCGCACTGGTGACGCTCCGCGGCCCGGCGGCTGCCGTGGTCAAGAACATGAACGCCTCCCTCGAAGTGCCGACGGCCACCTCCGTCCGCGCCGTCCCGGTGAAGCTGCTGTTCGACAACCGCATCGTCATCAACAACCACCTGAAGCGCGCCCGGGGCGGGAAGATCTCCTTCACCCACCTCATCGGCTACGCGATGGTGCAGGCCATCAAGGCCATGCCGTCGATGAACTACTCCTTCGCGGAGAAGGACGGCAAGCCGACCCTGGTCAAGCCGGAGCACATCAACTTCGGCCTCGCGATCGACCTGGTGAAGCCGAACGGCGACCGCCAGCTCGTCGTCGCCGGCATCAAGAAGGCCGAGACCCTCAACTTCTTCGAGTTCTGGCAGGCGTACGAGGACATCGTCCGCCGCGCCCGCGTCGGCAAGCTGACGATGGACGACTTCACCGGGGTGACGGTCTCCCTCACCAACCCCGGCGGCCTGGGCACCGTCCACTCCGTGCCGCGCCTGATGCCCGGACAGTCGGTCATCATGGGCGTCGGCTCGATGGACTACCCGGCCGAGTTCCAGGGCACCTCCCAGGACACCCTGAACAAGCTGGCCATCTCCAAGGTCATGACCCTGACGTCGACCTACGACCACCGGGTCATCCAGGGCGCGGCCTCCGGCGAGTTCCTGCGCATCGTCGCGAACATGCTGCTCGGCGAGAGCGGCTTCTACGACGACGTCTTCGAGGCGCTGCGCATCCCGTACGAGCCGGTCCGCTGGCTCCGGGACATCGACGCCTCGCACGACGACGACGTCACGAAGGCCGCCCGCGTCTTCGAGCTGATCCACTCCTACCGGGTCCGCGGCCACGTCATGGCCGACACCGACCCGCTGGAGTACAAGCAGCGCAAGCACCCCGACCTGGACATCACCGAGCACGGCCTCACCCTGTGGGACCTGGAGCGCGAGTTCGCGGTCGGCGGATTCTCCGGCAAGTCGATGATGAAGCTGCGCGACATCCTCGGCGTGCTGCGCGACTCGTACTGCCGCACCACCGGCGTCGAGTTCATGCACATCCAGGACCCCAAGCAGCGCCGCTGGATCCAGGACCGCATCGAGCGCCCGCACTCCAAGCCGGAGCGCGAGGAGCAGCTGCGGATCCTGCGCCGCCTGAACGCGGCGGAGGCCTTCGAGACCTTCCTGCAGACGAAGTACGTCGGCCAGAAGCGCTTCTCCCTGGAGGGCGGCGAGTCCGTCATCCCGCTGCTCGACGCCGTCATCGACTCGGCCGCCGAGGCCCGCCTCGAAGAGGTCGCGATCGGCATGGCCCACCGCGGCCGCCTGAACGTGCTCGCGAACATCGTCGGCAAGTCGTACGCGCAGATCTTCCGCGAGTTCGAGGGCAACCTCGACCCGAAGTCCATGCACGGCTCCGGCGACGTCAAGTACCACCTGGGCGCCAACGGCACCTTCACGGGCCTGGACGGGGAGCAGATCAAGGTCTCGCTCGTCGCCAACCCCTCGCACCTGGAGGCGGTGGACCCGGTCCTGGAGGGCGTGGTCCGCGCCAAGCAGGACATCATCAACAAGGGCGGCACGGACTTCACGGTCCTGCCCGTCGCCCTGCACGGCGACGCGGCCTTCGCGGGCCAGGGCGTCGTCGCCGAGACGCTGAACATGTCGCAGCTGCGCGGCTACCGCACCGGCGGCACCGTGCACGTGGTCATCAACAACCAGGTCGGCTTCACCGCCGCCCCGGAGTCCTCGCGTTCCTCGATGTACGCGACCGACGTGGCCCGCATGATCGAGGCGCCGATCTTCCACGTGAACGGCGACGACCCGGAGGCCGTGGTCCGCATCGCGCGCCTGGCCTTCGAGTTCCGTCAGGCGTTCAACAAGGACGTGGTCATCGACCTCATCTGCTACCGCCGCCGCGGCCACAACGAGTCCGACAACCCGGCGTTCACGCAGCCGCTGATGTACGACCTGATCGACAAGAAGCGCTCGGTGCGCAAGCTGTACACCGAGTCCCTCATCGGTCGCGGCGACATCACCCTGGAAGAGGCGGAGCAGGCGCTCCAGGACTTCCAGGGCCAGCTGGAGAAGGTCTTCGCGGAGGTCCGCGAGGCCGCCACGCAGCCCGCGGTCGCCCCGGTCGCGCCCGTCCAGGTCGCGCAGGAGTTCCCGGTCACCGTGAACACCGCGATCTCGCAGGACGTCGTCAAGCGGATCGCCGAGTCCCAGGTCACCATCCCCGAGGGCGTCACCGTCCACCCGCGTCTGCTGCCGCAGCTGCAGCGCCGCGCGGCGATGATCGACGAGGGCACCATCGACTGGGGCATGGGCGAGACCCTCGCCTTCGGCTCGCTGCTGATGGAGGGCACCCCGGTCCGGCTGTCCGGCCAGGACTCCCGCCGCGGCACCTTCGGCCAGCGCCACGCGGTCCTCATCGACCGGGAGACGGGCGAGGACTACACCCCCCTCCTCTACCTCTCGGACGACCAGGCCCGCTACAACGTCTACGACTCGCTGCTCTCCGAGTACGCGGCCATGGGCTTCGAGTACGGCTACTCGCTGGCCCGCCCGGACGCGCTGGTCCTCTGGGAGGCCCAGTTCGGTGACTTCGTCAACGGCGCGCAGACCGTCGTCGACGAGTTCATCTCCTCGGCCGAGCAGAAGTGGGGCCAGACGTCCGGCGTCACGCTCCTGCTCCCGCACGGCTACGAGGGCCAGGGCCCGGACCACTCCTCCGCCCGCCCGGAGCGCTTCCTGCAGATGTGCGCGCAGGACAACATGACGGTCGCGATGCCGACGCTCCCGTCGAACTACTTCCACCTCCTGCGGTGGCAGGTCCACAACCCGCACCACAAGCCGCTCATCGTCTTCACCCCGAAGTCGATGCTGCGTCTGAAGGCTGCGGCGTCGAAGGCCGAGGAGTTCACGACCGGCGGGTTCCGTCCGGTCATCGGCGACTCCGCCGTCGACCCGAACGCGGTCCGCAAGGTCGTGTTCTGCGCGGGCAAGGTCTACTACGACCTCGAGGCCGAGCGCGAGAAGCGCGGTATCACCGACACGGCGATCCTGCGCATCGAGCGCCTGTACCCGCTCCCGGGTGCCGAACTCCAGGCGGAGATCGCCAAGTTCCCGAACACGGCGAAGTACATCTGGGCCCAGGAGGAGCCGGCGAACCAGGGCGCGTGGCCCTTCATCGCCCTCAACCTGATCGACCACCTCGACCTGGCGGTCGGCGCGGACATCCCGGCCGGCGAGCGCCTGCGGCGCATCTCCCGCCCGCACGGCTCGTCCCCGGCGGTCGGCTCCGCGAAGCGCCACCAGGCGGAGCAGCAGCTCCTGCTGAACGAGGTCTTCGAGGCGTAA